The Candidatus Krumholzibacteriia bacterium genomic interval GGGCGTCATGATCCCCGCGGTGATCGACGTGATCGCGCCCGACTCCCTGTTCGTCAGCGCGCCCATCGACGAGGCCGACGTGGCCGAGGTCCGCTTCGGCCAGCCCTGTCGGATCACGCTCGATGCCTATCGCGATCGGTCCTTCTCCGGCCGGATCACCTACGTGGCCAGCTCGGTGCGCACCGATCGCGAGGAGAGCCGGACACTGCGCGTGGAGGCGGAGTTCCTCGAACAGGACCTCCCCACCAATCTTCTCCCCGGTCTGTCGGCGGACCTCGAGATCATCCTGACCGCCCACGACGACGTGTTGCGGATCCCGACCTACGCCCTCGTGGAGGGCGATCGCGCCCTCGTGGTCGAAGACGGCCGTCTGGTCTCGCACGATCTCGAGATCGGTCTCCGGAACTGGGAGTACGTCGAGGTGGTCGACGGCCTGCAGGAGGGCGACCGGGTGGTCACCTCACTCGACCGTCCGGAGGTGGTGGCCGGAGCACGGGTGACGGTACGGAACACGCCGGACGCGTCGCCGTGATCGAGCTCGACGGCATCGAGCGGGTCTTCGTGGTGGGCGATCAGAGGGTCCACGCGCTCGACGGGGTCGACCTGCACATCGAGGCCGGTGAGTACGTGTCGATCATGGGACCGTCGGGATCCGGCAAGAGCACCCTCCTGAACGTGATCGGGTGCCTGGATCGTCCGACCGCCGGCCAGTACCGCCTCGACGGCCGCCGGGTCGCCGATCTCGACGAGACCGAACTGGCACGACTCCGGCGCGAGACCATCGGCTTCGTGTTCCAGACCTTCCACCTGGTCCCCCGCCTGGACGGGCGGGGGAACGTGGAGCTGCCGCTGCTCTTCGCCGGCGTCGAGCCGAGCGAGCGACGCCGACGCGCCGACGAAGCACTCGCGTCGGTCGACCTGCAGGATCGTGCGCATCACCGTCCCGCCCAGTTGTCCGGAGGACAGCGGCAACGGGTGGCGATCGCCCGGGCGCTGGTCACCCGTCCCCGGGTGATCCTGGCGGACGAGCCCACCGGCAATCTCGACACGCATTCCGGGGCCGAGATCGTCCGTTTGTTGGAGTCGTCGAACGACGAGGGGATGACGCTCGTCGTGGTCTCGCACGATCCGGAGATCGCCGGCCGGGCATCGCGGCGGGTGCGGATCGTCGACGGCAGGATCCGCGACGACGACCGGGAGGTGCGGTCGTGAGGTTGCGCGACCTCGCCGGGTACGCCGGGGGCGGGCTGCGCGGCCATCGTCTTCGTACGCTGCTCACGCTGTTGGGCGTGACCATCGGTGTGGCCGCAGTGGTGATCCTGACGAGTCTGGGAGAGGGTGCGCGTCGCTACGTGGTGGGCGAGTTCGCCTCGCTGGGCTCGAACCTCGTGATCCTCGTCCCGGGCAAGACCGAGACCGAAGGACTGGGGCCCCTGGTGAGCACCGCGGAACACGACCTCACGCTCGACGATGCCGCGGCCGTGCAACGACGCGTGCGCGGAGTCCGGAGCGTGGCGCCGGTCGTGGTCGGAACCGCGCGGGCCGAGTTCCGTGAACGCGGGCGTGACATCACGGTTCTCGGGACCAGCCGTCCCATGCTCGACGTCCGTCAGCTCGAGGTCCGCGTGGGCCGCTATCTGCCGAGCGAGACCACTCGGGGGCCGATCTGTGTGCTCGGTGCGACCGTGGCGCGCGAACTCTTCGTGAACCGCAATCCGCTCGGCGAGAGCATCCGTGTGGGAGGTATGCGCCTGCGTGTGGTGGGCCTGATGGCCCCGCGGGGCCAATCCCTGGGCATGGACCTCGACGAGGTGGTGCACGTTCCGGTCGAGACCGCCATGCACCTCTTCGACCAGTCGAGCCTGTTCCGTGTGGTCGTCGAGGCTCGAAGTGCCGGTGGCGTGGAACGGGTGCAGGAAGACGCCCTGGCCCTGCTCGCCGAGCGCCACGGCACCGAAGACGTCACGGCGATCACGCAGGACGCGGTCCTGTCGACCTTCGATCGCATCCTGGGTGCGCTCACGATCGCCCTGGGGGCCATCGCGGCGATCTCGCTCACGGTGGCCGGCATCGGGATCATGAACGTGATGCTCGTGGCCGTCAGCGAGCGCACCCGTGAGATCGGTCTGCTCAAGGCCCTGGGTGCGACCCGGCGCCAGGTGCTCACCGTGTTCCTGCTCGAGGCGGCGGTGATCTCCGGGAGCGGCGGACTGCTCGGCCTGGGTGTGGGGCTCGCCGCGGCCACCGTCCTGCGCCTCGGCGTGGAGGGTTACCCCGTCCAACCTCCGGTCTGGGCCGTGGTCGCCGCCCTGATCGTCTCGGCCACGGTGGGCGTGGTCTTCGGGCTGGTTCCCGCGCGGCGGGCCATGCGTCTGGATCCCGTCGACGCACTGACGAGGCACCGCGGATGATCCTCGAAGACGGATTCCTCCACGCCGCCCGCGCGGTCCGCATGCACCGGCAACGGTCGTTGCTCACCATGCTGGGCATCACGATCGGAATCGGGTCGGTGATCCTGCTCACCAGTGTCGGCGAGGGTCTGCGGACCTTTCTCGTGAAGGAATTCACCCAGTTCGGCACGAATCTCGTCGCGATCAATCCCGGCAGCGTCGAGACCTCGGGCCTGGCCGGTGCGGTCGGAGTGACGGTGCATCCGTTGACGGTGGACGACGCCGAAGCACTGCAGCGTATCCGCGGAGTGGCCGCCGTCGTTCCCGTGGCCATGGGAACCGCCGCCATCGAGCGCGGCCGCCTGTCGCGGAACGTGTTCGTGTACGGCGTGAACCACGCCGTGCCCGAGGTCTGGAAGATGGACGTCCGCGTGGGCCGCTTTCTTCCCGACACGGGAATGCGCCGAGCGCCACCGGTCTGTGTACTCGGTCCCACCTCGAAGCGAGAGCTCTTCGGCGCCGACAACGCGCTCGGCGAGTTCGTCCGCGTGGCCGGCCGGCGCTTCCGGGTGATCGGAATCCTCGAGAGCAAGGGCGAGTTCGTGGGCATCGACATCGACGACGCCGTCTACGTGCCCGTGTCCCGCGCGCAATCGATGTTCCGGGGCGATGAATTGCAGGAGATCGACCTGTTGCTCCACAGCGTCGATCTCGAGGATCGTGTGCAGGGCGAAGTCACGCGTATCCTGACCGAACGGCACGGTGGCGAGAAGGACTTCACCGTGACCTCGCAGACCAGCATGCTCGAGAGCCTGGACCGCATCATGGACATCGTCGGCCTGGCCGTGGGCGCGATCGCAGGAATCAGTCTGCTCGTGGGATCGATCGGCATCCTGACCATGATGTGGATCTCGGTGAACGAGCGCACCGCCGAGATCGGTCTGGCCAAGGCCCTCGGAGCCACACCGCGTCAGATCCTGGGTCTCTTCCTGGCCGAAGCCGCCATCCTGTCGACCAGTGGCGGTGTCCTGGGTCTGGTCTCCGGACTGGGGATCGCCGCACTGCTGGACCTGGCCGGACTGCCCATGCACACGCCCGTGGTGTTCGTGGTGCTCGCCCTGGTGGTGTCGATCTCGGTGGGACTGCTCAGCGGGATCCTCCCCGCCCGGCGGGCCGCGCGCCTCGACCCGGTCGAAGCCCTGGGGGTCGACTGACACCTGCTCGACGCGCGGGGGAGGGCGCGCTAACGTTGGGAGGTGTCGGAACGTCGACCGTTTCCCCGGGGATCCGATGACCCTACTCGTCGTCTATGTCGCGCTCGCGCTCGCGGTGTCCTTCCTGTGTTCGATCCTCGAGGCCGTGCTGCTCAGCCTGACGCCGTCGTACATCTCGTTGCTGCGCAAGCAGAGGCCGCGCGTGGGGCGTATGCTCGAGTCGTACAAGAACGACATCGACCGCCCCTTGTCGGCGATCCTGTCGCTGAACACGATCGCCCACACCGTCGGCGCGACCGGAGCCGGTGCGCAGGCGGTGCGTGTGTTCGGAGAGGCGTGGGTGGGCGTGATCTCGGCCGTGCTCACGTTGCTGATCCTGGTGCTGTCGGAGATCGTGCCCAAGACCCTGGGGGCCACCTACTGGCGCGCCCTCGCTCCCTCGGTGGCCTACACGCTGCGGGCGCTCGTGGTGTCGATGGCTCCGCTGGTCTGGATGTCCCAGGGAATCACCCGTCTGCTCTCTCGAGATCGGTCCGTGACCGCCGTGAGTCGAGAGGAACTGGCCGCGTTGGCCGAGAGCGGCTGGCGTGAAGGCGTGTTCGAGGCCAGCGAGTCGCACATCCTGCAGAGCCTGATGCGGGCAGCCCCCCTGCGAGCGCGGGACGTGATGACGCCCCGGGTGGTGGTGAGCACTCTTCCCGAGTCCAGGACGGTGGGCGAGGTCGCGATCGACGCGGCCCAGTTGCGATTCTCGCGGATTCCCGTGCACGCGGACCACCGTGAGGACATCACGGGCTACGTCCGCAAGGACGAGCTGCTCATCGCCAAGTTCCACGGCGAGGATCAGCGTACCCTGCGCTCGATGCGACGCTCGATCCTGGTCGTGCCCGAGTCCCTTCCACTGGTCGATCTGTTCGAGCAGCTCCTCGCCGGGAGCGAGGTGGTCGCCCAGGTGATCGACGAGCACGGCGGCCTGGCCGGACTGGTCACCATGGAGGACGTGGTCGAGACCTTTCTCGGGCTGGAGATCGTCGACGAACTCGACTCGGTCGAGGACATGCGGGCCCTGGCCCAGCTGCGATGGAAGCGTCGGGCGCGTGAGTTGGGGTTGATCGAGGACGATACCGGTGATGCGGGCGCTCCGGGCGACGGATCGGGCGGATAGCTGACACGCCCCCCACGCAACCGAAAGGCCCAACCATCGTCCGATGGCTGGGCCTCTCTACTCGGACCGAAAGTCCGCAGACTACTTCACGAGGGTCATCTTGCGTACATCGGTGAAGCCGGGCGCATCGAGACGGAACAGGTACACTCCACTGGCGACCCGACGGCCGGTGTCATCGGTGCCCGGCCAGGTCACCGTATGCGACCCGAAGGGTAGTTCGCCATCGACCAGCCGGCGTACCTCGCGTCCGCGCAGGTCGTAGATCACCAGCCGCACCCGGCTGTCTCGGGGCAGGTCGAAGGCGATCGTCGTCGACGGGTTGAAGGGGTTCGGCCAGTTCTGGTCGAGTGCGAAGCGCACGGGAACCACGGTCAGGGCCTGCTCGGGGAGCACGGTACTCGATCCACCGTCCACCGCGAGTTCGCCCTCCAGCATCACGGCCTCGGTCAGATCCCGGGTGTCGAGACTGAGTGTCACCGGCCTGGCTCCATCGGCAACAGCGGGTGCGGCCAGCGCCACCCGGACCTGATCGCCCTCGGC includes:
- a CDS encoding ABC transporter ATP-binding protein, coding for MIELDGIERVFVVGDQRVHALDGVDLHIEAGEYVSIMGPSGSGKSTLLNVIGCLDRPTAGQYRLDGRRVADLDETELARLRRETIGFVFQTFHLVPRLDGRGNVELPLLFAGVEPSERRRRADEALASVDLQDRAHHRPAQLSGGQRQRVAIARALVTRPRVILADEPTGNLDTHSGAEIVRLLESSNDEGMTLVVVSHDPEIAGRASRRVRIVDGRIRDDDREVRS
- a CDS encoding ABC transporter permease; this encodes MRLRDLAGYAGGGLRGHRLRTLLTLLGVTIGVAAVVILTSLGEGARRYVVGEFASLGSNLVILVPGKTETEGLGPLVSTAEHDLTLDDAAAVQRRVRGVRSVAPVVVGTARAEFRERGRDITVLGTSRPMLDVRQLEVRVGRYLPSETTRGPICVLGATVARELFVNRNPLGESIRVGGMRLRVVGLMAPRGQSLGMDLDEVVHVPVETAMHLFDQSSLFRVVVEARSAGGVERVQEDALALLAERHGTEDVTAITQDAVLSTFDRILGALTIALGAIAAISLTVAGIGIMNVMLVAVSERTREIGLLKALGATRRQVLTVFLLEAAVISGSGGLLGLGVGLAAATVLRLGVEGYPVQPPVWAVVAALIVSATVGVVFGLVPARRAMRLDPVDALTRHRG
- a CDS encoding ABC transporter permease, which encodes MILEDGFLHAARAVRMHRQRSLLTMLGITIGIGSVILLTSVGEGLRTFLVKEFTQFGTNLVAINPGSVETSGLAGAVGVTVHPLTVDDAEALQRIRGVAAVVPVAMGTAAIERGRLSRNVFVYGVNHAVPEVWKMDVRVGRFLPDTGMRRAPPVCVLGPTSKRELFGADNALGEFVRVAGRRFRVIGILESKGEFVGIDIDDAVYVPVSRAQSMFRGDELQEIDLLLHSVDLEDRVQGEVTRILTERHGGEKDFTVTSQTSMLESLDRIMDIVGLAVGAIAGISLLVGSIGILTMMWISVNERTAEIGLAKALGATPRQILGLFLAEAAILSTSGGVLGLVSGLGIAALLDLAGLPMHTPVVFVVLALVVSISVGLLSGILPARRAARLDPVEALGVD
- a CDS encoding hemolysin family protein — its product is MTLLVVYVALALAVSFLCSILEAVLLSLTPSYISLLRKQRPRVGRMLESYKNDIDRPLSAILSLNTIAHTVGATGAGAQAVRVFGEAWVGVISAVLTLLILVLSEIVPKTLGATYWRALAPSVAYTLRALVVSMAPLVWMSQGITRLLSRDRSVTAVSREELAALAESGWREGVFEASESHILQSLMRAAPLRARDVMTPRVVVSTLPESRTVGEVAIDAAQLRFSRIPVHADHREDITGYVRKDELLIAKFHGEDQRTLRSMRRSILVVPESLPLVDLFEQLLAGSEVVAQVIDEHGGLAGLVTMEDVVETFLGLEIVDELDSVEDMRALAQLRWKRRARELGLIEDDTGDAGAPGDGSGG